Part of the Neisseria subflava genome is shown below.
ATTGCCGCTGCGCCGGCGCAAATCTTCGGCGAGATAAAGCAGATTGTGTTCTTCTTCCGCCCTATTGCCCACAAAATGGCAGTTTTCATATTCGGAGATGGAATAGGAACTAGACCCGATAAACACCGGCGCATCATGCCAACTTTCAGATGGCCAGCCTGCATTTTCGGCAGCTAGGCGCAAATGTTGTTCGGCGATATCCGCCAATTCCTTCCGCCCCAAACTGTCGCTAGCAAATGCACGAAAATAAGCAGCCTGCTGCGGTTGGTTTAAAAACGTATAAGACACCGCATCAGGCCGTCTGAAATCCGTTTGCGGATTCAAGGCAGAAGTGGCCGCCGTACCGCAAACCCAACTCACGCGCCATGCTCCGCACGGATAAACGCCGCCAAATCGCGTACGCACATCATATGTTTGCGCACCATCCGGTCGCCCTGCAGGCGCACTTGGAAATACTGTTGCAAGGCAACGCTGATTTGCAGCGCATCAAGCGAATCCAAACCGACCGGACTGCCATCGCCAAACAAAAGTGCATCGTCGGTGAAATCATCCATATCCACATCGTCGGCCTTATCGGCCTCTTGCACGATTAGCTTTTTCAATTCCGCTTCCAGCTCGTGCTCGGCCAGTGTAAAGGTGTAAGACATTTTTAAACTCCCATTTTTATCTCATGAAGCAACAGCTTGTTTGAGCGAAACTCGCTACGCTCGTTTTCAGACGGCCTGAACTTTATGCAAAATCACCCCAAAGCGTCTGCATGGCGGCAATGGCCGCAAGTGAAGCGGTTTCGGTACGCAACACCCGTTTGCCAAGCGTAACGGATTGAAAACCGGCATCAAATGCCTGTTGCTCTTCCTTCTCCGTCCAGCCGCCTTCCGGGCCGACCATAAACACGACCTTACCGGACTGCGGCTGAACATCGCTCAGTTTTTGTGCGCGGTTCAAGCTCATTAACAGTTTGCTCGTTTCCTGCGGCAACTGCTGCAGAGCCTGTGCATAAGTCGTCAGTGGCAAAACCTTCGGCACAATATTGCGGCCGCTTTGTTCACACGCCGAAACAACGATTTCCTGCCAACGCGCTACCCGCTTTTCAGCGCGTTCGCCGCTCAAGCGGACGACACAGCGTTCGCTGATGACCGGGCGAATTTCTGCCACGCCCAATTCCACGCTTTTCTGCAAAGTGAAATCCATGCGCTCTGCGGCGGATACCGCCTGTACCAACGTAATGTTCAGCGGCGATTCGTTGTCCGTTGCCTCTTCACGCAGAATCCGCACGCTGGCGCGGCGTTTTTCCAAAACTTCAGGCAAAGCCGGATATGACTTGCCATTGCCGTTGAACAACACGATTTCTTCCGTATTTTTCACGCGCAATACATTCAGATGGCGCACCACATTATCGGGCAATTCGACCACGCTGTCGGGGCTTAAGGCAAAATCAACGTAAAATCGGGGCATGGTTTCCTGCTTTATTCATGTATATAATTTGAACTTTCGTGAACGAAGTTGAAACACGGCGACATCCTCTTGCCTGCCTGATTTCGATTTCATCCACTATAATTTAAAACTTCCTGAATTTTAATCCACTGTCACGCAAAACTGCAAAAAACAAGGATACGCCGTGCTATACCGTTTACAGAAAGTCGTCCGCCACATCGCCCAAACCGAAGTCATGCC
Proteins encoded:
- a CDS encoding acyl carrier protein, which translates into the protein MSYTFTLAEHELEAELKKLIVQEADKADDVDMDDFTDDALLFGDGSPVGLDSLDALQISVALQQYFQVRLQGDRMVRKHMMCVRDLAAFIRAEHGA
- a CDS encoding 16S rRNA (uracil(1498)-N(3))-methyltransferase, which encodes MPRFYVDFALSPDSVVELPDNVVRHLNVLRVKNTEEIVLFNGNGKSYPALPEVLEKRRASVRILREEATDNESPLNITLVQAVSAAERMDFTLQKSVELGVAEIRPVISERCVVRLSGERAEKRVARWQEIVVSACEQSGRNIVPKVLPLTTYAQALQQLPQETSKLLMSLNRAQKLSDVQPQSGKVVFMVGPEGGWTEKEEQQAFDAGFQSVTLGKRVLRTETASLAAIAAMQTLWGDFA